The proteins below are encoded in one region of Sphaerodactylus townsendi isolate TG3544 linkage group LG06, MPM_Stown_v2.3, whole genome shotgun sequence:
- the FAM83F gene encoding protein FAM83F isoform X1 yields MADSQLLCLDDAHVNECLGENHPRYYYSEQQRKALEVLASKGAKAYKEHLKAAKLRDFLSSGERQALQSSWGAYDAHLDANKPLLGPSGKPLSLAYWPARSDTEVPALDLGWTHNTFYRGLNRLALYTHPRKEENAPHVKQVAREMIQQAYKVIAVVMDQFTDRDIFQDIVDAAYKRRIPVYIILDEEGSKFFLEMCKDMELCDFQIRNIRVRSVTGVGYYMPSGKIKGNLASRFLMVDGEKVITGSYSFTWTSSHIDRNIILFLSGQNVEIFDIEFRELYAISEEIDLYKELNIPCPFRQDVGKLGFSSSTVARKIINPKYGLVMAGVPPGEMMRWACRQMQESQGNPQEREEESESNRRLHIFLEDLISVEQELPEIEPPLDDLNRANRSPQKLFSRFHRDLRSKSKSRESIRDLRKDDVANGETSSKQGKRFGTGLFRKAKRLPQLNADANSVASETLTGEDFVIVTTAEGQATVSIRSSGNASGKMSLSSHTGERTKQSTCVVS; encoded by the exons ATGGCGGACTCGCAGCTCCTTTGCCTGGACGACGCGCACGTGAACGAATGCCTCGGCGAGAACCACCCGCGGTACTACTACAGCGAGCAGCAGCGCAAGGCCCTGGAGGTGCTGGCGAGCAAGGGCGCGAAGGCGTACAAGGAGCACCTGAAGGCGGCCAAGTTGCGCGACTTCCTCTCCAGCGGGGAGCGGCAGGCTTTGCAGAGCAGCTGGGGCGCCTACGACGCCCACCTCGACGCCAACAAGCCTCTCCTGGGACCCTCGGGCAAGCCCCTGTCGCTGGCCTATTGGCCCGCGCGCTCCGACACCGAGGTCCCCGCGCTAGACCTGGGCTGGACCCACAACACTTTCTATCGAGGACTCAACCGCTTGGCTCTCTATACGCACCCGCGCAAGGAAGAAAATGCGCCTCACGTCAAGCAAGTGGCGCGCGAAATGATCCAGCAAGCGTACAAG GTCATTGCGGTAGTTATGGACCAATTCACAGACCGGGATATCTTCCAAGATATTGTGGATGCAGCATACAAGCGTCGGATCCCTGTCTACATTATCTTGGATGAAGAAGGCTCTAAGTTCTTCCTAGAGATGTGCAAAGACATGGAGCTCTGTGATTTCCAGATACGG AATATCCGTGTACGCTCTGTGACAGGAGTTGGATACTATATGCCATCAGGGAAGATCAAAGGGAATTTGGCATCCCGCTTCTTGATGGTGGATGGTGAAAAAGTAATCACTGGTTCCTACAG TTTCACATGGACCTCATCCCACATAGACAGAAACATTATTTTGTTCTTATCAGGACAGAATGTGGAAATATTTGATATTGAATTTCGTGAGCTCTACGCGATTTCAGAGGAGATAGATCTTTACAAGGAGCTGAATATTCCATGCCCTTTCCGTCAAGATGTTGGAAAATTGGGGTTTTCCTCTTCCACCGTTGCCCGGAAGATCATCAACCCAAAATATGGATTAGTAATGGCGGGAGTACCCCCAGGGGAAATGATGCGCTGGGCTTGTCGCCAGATGCAGGAGTCACAAGGGAACCcacaggagagggaagaagaaagtgAGTCAAACAGACGGCTGCATATTTTTCTGGAGGATCTTATTTCAGTAGAACAGGAGCTGCCAGAAATTGAGCCTCCACTTGATGATCTAAACAGAGCAAACCGGAGTCCTCAGAAGTTGTTTTCTCGGTTTCATCGGGACCTcagatccaaatccaaatccagagAGTCCATTCGTGACCTAAGAAAGGATGATGTTGCCAATGGGGAGACCAGTTCAAAGCAGGGTAAGAGATTTGGCACTGGACTTTTCAGAAAGGCCAAGCGTCTGCCACAGTTGAATGCTGATGCAAATTCTGTTGCCAGTGAGACTCTAACAGGAGAAGACTTTGTGATTGTGACGACAGCAGAGGGCCAAGCCACTGTTAGCATTCGTAGTAGTGGCAACGCTTCAG GTAAAATGAGTCTAAGCTCCCATACAGGGGAAAGAACCAAACAGTCAACCTGTGTGGTCTCATGA
- the FAM83F gene encoding protein FAM83F isoform X2 yields MADSQLLCLDDAHVNECLGENHPRYYYSEQQRKALEVLASKGAKAYKEHLKAAKLRDFLSSGERQALQSSWGAYDAHLDANKPLLGPSGKPLSLAYWPARSDTEVPALDLGWTHNTFYRGLNRLALYTHPRKEENAPHVKQVAREMIQQAYKVIAVVMDQFTDRDIFQDIVDAAYKRRIPVYIILDEEGSKFFLEMCKDMELCDFQIRNIRVRSVTGVGYYMPSGKIKGNLASRFLMVDGEKVITGSYSFTWTSSHIDRNIILFLSGQNVEIFDIEFRELYAISEEIDLYKELNIPCPFRQDVGKLGFSSSTVARKIINPKYGLVMAGVPPGEMMRWACRQMQESQGNPQEREEESESNRRLHIFLEDLISVEQELPEIEPPLDDLNRANRSPQKLFSRFHRDLRSKSKSRESIRDLRKDDVANGETSSKQGKMSLSSHTGERTKQSTCVVS; encoded by the exons ATGGCGGACTCGCAGCTCCTTTGCCTGGACGACGCGCACGTGAACGAATGCCTCGGCGAGAACCACCCGCGGTACTACTACAGCGAGCAGCAGCGCAAGGCCCTGGAGGTGCTGGCGAGCAAGGGCGCGAAGGCGTACAAGGAGCACCTGAAGGCGGCCAAGTTGCGCGACTTCCTCTCCAGCGGGGAGCGGCAGGCTTTGCAGAGCAGCTGGGGCGCCTACGACGCCCACCTCGACGCCAACAAGCCTCTCCTGGGACCCTCGGGCAAGCCCCTGTCGCTGGCCTATTGGCCCGCGCGCTCCGACACCGAGGTCCCCGCGCTAGACCTGGGCTGGACCCACAACACTTTCTATCGAGGACTCAACCGCTTGGCTCTCTATACGCACCCGCGCAAGGAAGAAAATGCGCCTCACGTCAAGCAAGTGGCGCGCGAAATGATCCAGCAAGCGTACAAG GTCATTGCGGTAGTTATGGACCAATTCACAGACCGGGATATCTTCCAAGATATTGTGGATGCAGCATACAAGCGTCGGATCCCTGTCTACATTATCTTGGATGAAGAAGGCTCTAAGTTCTTCCTAGAGATGTGCAAAGACATGGAGCTCTGTGATTTCCAGATACGG AATATCCGTGTACGCTCTGTGACAGGAGTTGGATACTATATGCCATCAGGGAAGATCAAAGGGAATTTGGCATCCCGCTTCTTGATGGTGGATGGTGAAAAAGTAATCACTGGTTCCTACAG TTTCACATGGACCTCATCCCACATAGACAGAAACATTATTTTGTTCTTATCAGGACAGAATGTGGAAATATTTGATATTGAATTTCGTGAGCTCTACGCGATTTCAGAGGAGATAGATCTTTACAAGGAGCTGAATATTCCATGCCCTTTCCGTCAAGATGTTGGAAAATTGGGGTTTTCCTCTTCCACCGTTGCCCGGAAGATCATCAACCCAAAATATGGATTAGTAATGGCGGGAGTACCCCCAGGGGAAATGATGCGCTGGGCTTGTCGCCAGATGCAGGAGTCACAAGGGAACCcacaggagagggaagaagaaagtgAGTCAAACAGACGGCTGCATATTTTTCTGGAGGATCTTATTTCAGTAGAACAGGAGCTGCCAGAAATTGAGCCTCCACTTGATGATCTAAACAGAGCAAACCGGAGTCCTCAGAAGTTGTTTTCTCGGTTTCATCGGGACCTcagatccaaatccaaatccagagAGTCCATTCGTGACCTAAGAAAGGATGATGTTGCCAATGGGGAGACCAGTTCAAAGCAGG GTAAAATGAGTCTAAGCTCCCATACAGGGGAAAGAACCAAACAGTCAACCTGTGTGGTCTCATGA